In Candidatus Methylomirabilota bacterium, the following proteins share a genomic window:
- a CDS encoding F0F1 ATP synthase assembly protein I codes for MKDNQVRLWRQLAGLSSLGITFAASIAIGAAIGIALDRWLGTSPWLMILFFIFGVAAGFLNLMKDLKHWGG; via the coding sequence ATGAAGGACAATCAGGTTCGACTGTGGCGGCAGCTCGCGGGACTGAGCTCACTCGGAATTACGTTTGCCGCCTCGATCGCCATCGGGGCCGCGATCGGCATCGCCCTGGATCGCTGGCTGGGTACGTCGCCGTGGCTGATGATTCTGTTCTTTATCTTCGGGGTTGCGGCGGGTTTTCTCAATCTTATGAAGGATCTCAAACATTGGGGAGGCTGA
- a CDS encoding NADH-quinone oxidoreductase subunit C, with protein MGDVKGTEENLTVSKLRERFPDAAFSTRSFCNETTLLVGSGDLIRFCRYLREDPGLLYDFLSDLTAVDRFGDHPRFEVVYHLYSLQYKSRIRLKIRVDEGEAVPSVTAVWGTANWHEREVFDMFGICFDTHPDLRRILMPEGWEGFPLRKDYPVQASPRWWEEGTAGG; from the coding sequence ATGGGTGACGTAAAGGGGACCGAGGAGAATCTCACCGTATCAAAACTGCGAGAACGATTCCCAGATGCAGCCTTCTCGACCAGAAGCTTTTGCAATGAAACGACCCTCCTTGTCGGGTCCGGCGACCTTATTCGTTTCTGCCGGTACCTAAGAGAGGATCCCGGTCTTCTCTACGATTTCCTTTCTGATCTCACCGCTGTCGATCGGTTCGGAGACCATCCACGTTTCGAGGTCGTCTACCATCTCTATTCTCTCCAATACAAATCGCGGATCCGGCTCAAGATACGGGTCGATGAGGGTGAGGCTGTACCCAGCGTCACGGCCGTCTGGGGCACCGCCAATTGGCATGAACGTGAAGTCTTCGATATGTTCGGCATATGCTTTGACACCCACCCCGACCTCCGGCGGATCCTTATGCCGGAGGGGTGGGAGGGATTCCCGCTCCGAAAGGATTATCCGGTGCAGGCCTCTCCACGGTGGTGGGAAGAGGGGACGGCGGGTGGCTGA
- a CDS encoding NADH-quinone oxidoreductase subunit NuoK, whose product MVPLSYYLILSAILFAIGMFGALTRRNAVGVLMALELMFNAVNLNFVAFSRYLPQPLLQGQVFAIFVITVAAAEAAVGLAIVLGLYRNFQTINVDEINLMKW is encoded by the coding sequence ATGGTACCGCTGTCGTACTACCTGATTCTTAGCGCGATCCTGTTTGCCATCGGGATGTTCGGGGCCCTGACCCGCCGCAACGCCGTCGGCGTTCTGATGGCGCTCGAGTTGATGTTTAATGCGGTCAATCTGAATTTTGTCGCATTTTCCCGGTATCTCCCCCAGCCGCTGTTGCAGGGACAGGTCTTTGCCATCTTTGTCATCACCGTGGCGGCGGCCGAGGCGGCGGTGGGGCTTGCGATTGTTCTGGGCTTGTATCGGAACTTCCAGACCATCAACGTCGACGAAATCAACCTGATGAAATGGTAG
- a CDS encoding NADH-quinone oxidoreductase subunit M, producing the protein MNALQFPILSLLTYLPLAGIVVIALLPKESKGAIRMTALAFTVADLLISLWIPAYFDSATADMQFVEKVSWVPSIGVTYFFGLDGITLWLVMLTTFLSVITVVCSWESVSMRLKEYYAFMLMLETGMLGVFFSLDFFLFYIFWEVMLVPMYFLIGIWGSDRRLYSAIKFFLYTLFGGVIMLLGILAVYFYHGAETGTYTFNIFELMKVSYPSTPVVTLLGLPLSFQDLVWLAFFLGFAIKVPLFPFHTWLPDAHTDAPTAGSVILAGVLLKMGTYGFIRFNLPMLPEATQHFVPMIMFLSITAIIYGALVCMVQVDMKRLIAYSSVSHMGFVMLGMFALNFQGVQGSIIQMINHGLSTGALFLIVGLIYDRRHTRQISEFGGLSKQMPVYSTMFAIVMFSSMGLPGLNGFIGEFLILVGAFKANYVWAVFAVTGIILGAAYMLWLFQRTMFGALENPKNMALADLSAREISTLVPIIIMCFWIGLYPSPFLSRTEASVNYVLARVHKQDAVAEPYLSQSTEPATGQVEVAADSDHEGPVLPIKRAVAGHIEGTR; encoded by the coding sequence ATGAATGCACTTCAGTTTCCGATCTTGTCCCTGTTGACGTACCTGCCCCTCGCCGGGATCGTCGTGATCGCGCTGCTCCCGAAGGAGTCGAAGGGCGCCATCCGCATGACCGCCCTGGCCTTCACGGTCGCCGACCTCTTGATATCGCTCTGGATTCCTGCCTACTTTGATTCGGCGACGGCCGACATGCAGTTCGTCGAGAAGGTCTCCTGGGTTCCCTCCATTGGTGTGACCTATTTCTTCGGCCTCGATGGGATCACCCTGTGGCTGGTCATGCTGACTACCTTCCTCTCCGTGATCACGGTCGTTTGTTCATGGGAATCGGTGAGCATGAGGTTGAAGGAGTATTATGCCTTTATGCTGATGCTGGAGACCGGCATGCTCGGCGTCTTCTTCTCTCTCGACTTCTTCCTCTTCTATATCTTCTGGGAGGTGATGCTGGTGCCGATGTACTTTCTCATCGGCATCTGGGGAAGCGATCGCCGTCTCTACTCGGCCATCAAGTTTTTCCTATATACGTTGTTTGGCGGCGTCATTATGTTGTTGGGGATCTTGGCCGTGTACTTCTACCATGGCGCCGAGACGGGGACCTACACCTTCAATATCTTCGAGTTGATGAAGGTGTCCTATCCCTCAACACCCGTCGTGACACTGTTGGGCCTGCCGCTGTCGTTTCAGGATCTGGTCTGGCTGGCCTTCTTCCTGGGCTTCGCTATCAAGGTGCCCCTGTTTCCCTTCCATACGTGGCTGCCTGACGCCCACACTGACGCCCCCACCGCCGGCAGCGTGATTCTGGCCGGTGTCCTGCTGAAGATGGGGACGTACGGCTTCATCCGGTTCAATCTGCCGATGCTGCCGGAGGCGACCCAGCACTTTGTCCCGATGATCATGTTCCTGTCGATCACCGCCATCATCTACGGGGCGCTGGTCTGCATGGTCCAGGTCGACATGAAGCGGTTGATCGCCTACAGTTCTGTCAGCCACATGGGATTCGTGATGTTGGGCATGTTCGCGCTGAATTTTCAGGGGGTTCAAGGCAGTATCATCCAGATGATCAATCACGGCCTGTCGACCGGCGCGCTCTTCCTGATCGTCGGCCTGATCTACGACCGCCGACATACCAGGCAGATTTCGGAGTTCGGCGGGCTGTCGAAGCAGATGCCGGTCTACTCTACCATGTTCGCGATCGTGATGTTCTCTTCCATGGGTCTCCCCGGATTGAATGGTTTCATTGGAGAGTTTTTAATTCTGGTCGGCGCCTTCAAGGCCAATTATGTCTGGGCCGTCTTTGCCGTGACCGGGATCATCCTTGGCGCTGCCTACATGCTCTGGCTGTTTCAGCGGACCATGTTCGGGGCCTTGGAGAACCCGAAGAATATGGCGCTAGCCGACCTGAGTGCCAGGGAGATCAGCACCCTTGTGCCGATTATCATTATGTGTTTCTGGATCGGCCTGTACCCGTCCCCCTTCCTGAGCCGGACAGAGGCATCCGTCAACTACGTCCTGGCGCGGGTCCATAAACAAGACGCCGTCGCTGAACCGTACCTGAGTCAGTCGACCGAACCCGCTACGGGCCAGGTCGAGGTCGCCGCCGACTCTGATCATGAGGGGCCTGTCCTTCCGATCAAGCGAGCTGTGGCCGGCCACATTGAAGGAACCCGATGA
- a CDS encoding NADH-quinone oxidoreductase subunit J: MTVIQGIFFLVAAFTVGASLLVVSARNLVHCAIALVFAFFGVAALFILLDAEFLAAAQVLLYVGGITILMLFAIMLTSRISAKGLKIMNEQVGIAALVVLAIFGLMAFASLKGFPAAVAPAVMADNTASLGTLLLTTYVLPFEVVSLLLLAAMVGAIILARRERGKD, encoded by the coding sequence GTGACTGTGATACAAGGCATCTTCTTCTTGGTGGCGGCCTTTACGGTGGGCGCATCGCTTCTGGTGGTCTCGGCCAGAAACCTGGTGCATTGCGCCATCGCGTTGGTCTTTGCTTTCTTCGGCGTCGCCGCGCTGTTTATCCTGCTCGATGCCGAGTTCCTGGCGGCCGCGCAGGTGCTGCTGTACGTCGGCGGGATCACGATCCTCATGCTCTTCGCGATTATGTTAACCAGTCGAATCTCGGCTAAAGGGCTCAAGATCATGAATGAGCAGGTCGGGATTGCGGCGCTGGTCGTCCTGGCGATCTTCGGTCTGATGGCCTTCGCCAGCCTGAAGGGTTTTCCCGCGGCGGTCGCGCCCGCGGTGATGGCGGATAATACCGCCTCACTCGGGACGCTCCTGCTGACCACCTATGTGCTCCCGTTTGAGGTGGTCTCGCTTCTGCTGCTGGCAGCCATGGTGGGTGCGATTATCCTCGCTCGGCGCGAACGTGGAAAGGATTGA
- a CDS encoding NADH-quinone oxidoreductase subunit A, which yields MLLSYLPIIILILLATGFALGTLFVSHMLGPRRPTPAKAIPYECGIDPVGSARQRFSVKFYLVAMLFIVFDIEIVFLYPWAVTLNSLKLFGLVEMVLFLGILLIGLVYVWKKGGLEWVT from the coding sequence GTGCTGCTGTCATATCTACCGATTATTATCCTGATCCTGTTGGCGACCGGTTTTGCCCTCGGCACGCTCTTTGTTTCGCATATGCTCGGGCCTCGGCGGCCCACTCCAGCGAAGGCTATTCCGTACGAGTGCGGGATTGATCCGGTTGGCTCCGCCCGGCAGCGATTTTCGGTGAAGTTTTACCTGGTCGCGATGTTGTTCATTGTCTTCGACATCGAGATCGTGTTCCTCTACCCGTGGGCGGTCACCCTGAATAGCCTCAAACTATTCGGGTTAGTGGAAATGGTTCTTTTTCTCGGTATCCTCCTGATCGGACTGGTGTATGTCTGGAAGAAGGGGGGCCTGGAATGGGTGACGTAA
- a CDS encoding NADH-quinone oxidoreductase subunit D (Catalyzes the transfer of electrons from NADH to quinone) produces MAEQRTMTINMGPQHPSTHGVLRLVLELDGEIVIRCTPHIGYLHTGMEKIAESKRYQQVIPVTDRMDYLAPLSNNLAYVLAVEKLLGIEVPPRAQVIRVMLTELTRIGSHLVWLGTHAIDIGAMSMFLYTFREREAILDMYEQVSGARMMSSYFRIGGLFADLPEGFERTVQSFITSFPNRLAEYEDLLTNNPIWIERTRGVGVIKPNEAVDLGLSGPSLRACGVAWDIRKSNPYSGYEQFHFEMSRGSHGDVYDRYLCRLFEMRQSVAIVRQALENLPDGPVVVADPKLIPPPKPRVKQSMEALIHHFLLWSQGFTVPTGEVYQSVESPRGEYGVYLVSDGSNQPYRVHFRAPSFVNLQSLPRMVEGRLVADLVAIIGSIDIVLGEVDR; encoded by the coding sequence GTGGCTGAACAGCGCACCATGACCATCAACATGGGGCCCCAACACCCCAGCACCCACGGTGTGCTGCGTCTGGTCCTGGAGCTGGACGGGGAGATCGTTATCCGATGCACGCCGCATATCGGCTATCTGCATACGGGCATGGAGAAGATCGCGGAGAGCAAACGGTACCAGCAGGTCATCCCCGTTACCGACCGGATGGACTATCTGGCCCCCCTCAGCAATAACCTGGCCTATGTCCTGGCCGTCGAAAAGCTGCTCGGTATCGAGGTTCCACCGCGAGCGCAGGTCATCCGCGTCATGCTGACGGAGTTGACCAGGATCGGCAGCCACCTGGTCTGGCTGGGAACCCATGCCATCGATATCGGGGCGATGAGCATGTTCCTCTACACCTTTCGGGAGCGCGAGGCGATCCTCGACATGTACGAACAGGTGTCAGGGGCCAGGATGATGTCCAGTTACTTTCGGATCGGCGGCCTGTTTGCCGATCTGCCCGAGGGGTTCGAGCGGACTGTTCAGTCGTTTATCACCAGTTTTCCCAACCGTCTGGCTGAGTATGAAGACCTGCTGACGAATAACCCGATCTGGATCGAGCGGACCAGAGGGGTGGGTGTGATCAAGCCGAACGAGGCTGTCGATCTCGGCCTGAGCGGCCCAAGTCTGCGGGCCTGTGGGGTCGCGTGGGATATCCGCAAGTCGAACCCTTATTCGGGGTATGAGCAATTTCACTTCGAGATGTCCCGAGGCAGTCATGGCGATGTCTACGACCGATACCTGTGTCGTCTCTTTGAGATGCGACAGAGCGTGGCGATCGTTCGCCAAGCGCTGGAAAATCTCCCTGACGGGCCGGTCGTCGTCGCCGATCCAAAGCTGATCCCGCCGCCCAAGCCGAGGGTCAAGCAAAGCATGGAGGCGCTCATTCACCATTTTCTGCTCTGGTCGCAGGGGTTTACGGTGCCGACAGGCGAGGTGTATCAGAGCGTTGAGTCGCCGAGGGGAGAGTATGGCGTCTATCTGGTCAGCGACGGCAGCAACCAACCGTACCGCGTCCATTTTCGCGCGCCCTCCTTCGTGAACCTGCAGTCGTTGCCGCGGATGGTGGAGGGGCGATTGGTGGCCGATCTGGTGGCGATCATCGGCAGCATCGACATTGTACTCGGCGAGGTCGATCGATAG
- the atpB gene encoding ATP synthase F0 subunit A, which produces MEHHPTVFQIPNFLGAIGIPGAWIPEHIAMAWLVMAILIVVSHLATRQLQAVPGPVQNFMEVVIETFVDLLTQMIGHDGKRYLPLIGTAGLFILVGNLLGMVPGLKPPTANLNTTAALAITIFLSYNYFGIREQGIVAYLRHFCGPIIWLAPIMFPIELIGHLARPISLSIRLFGNIFGEESVIIILLSLIWLGIPYVIYLGIMMPLSLFTSFVQAFIFVMLSMVYIAGAVHVEHEEHH; this is translated from the coding sequence ATGGAGCATCATCCGACAGTTTTCCAGATTCCGAATTTTCTCGGGGCAATCGGGATTCCCGGGGCCTGGATACCGGAACATATCGCTATGGCATGGCTGGTGATGGCCATCCTGATCGTCGTGTCGCATCTGGCGACGCGGCAGCTCCAGGCGGTACCGGGGCCGGTCCAGAACTTCATGGAGGTGGTGATCGAGACCTTTGTGGATCTGCTGACGCAGATGATCGGACACGACGGCAAACGCTACCTCCCCCTGATCGGCACGGCCGGCCTGTTCATTCTTGTCGGCAATCTCCTGGGCATGGTTCCCGGCCTCAAGCCCCCGACGGCGAATCTCAACACGACAGCCGCCCTCGCCATCACCATCTTCCTCTCATATAACTACTTCGGCATACGGGAACAGGGGATCGTGGCCTATTTGCGGCATTTCTGCGGACCGATCATATGGTTGGCGCCCATCATGTTTCCTATCGAGTTGATCGGTCACCTCGCCAGACCGATCTCGCTGTCGATCCGGTTGTTCGGCAACATCTTCGGGGAAGAGAGCGTCATCATTATCCTGCTGTCGTTGATCTGGTTGGGGATTCCGTACGTCATCTATCTGGGTATCATGATGCCCCTGAGCCTCTTTACCAGTTTTGTTCAGGCCTTTATCTTCGTTATGCTGTCCATGGTCTATATCGCCGGAGCCGTTCACGTCGAACACGAGGAGCACCACTAA
- a CDS encoding NADH-quinone oxidoreductase subunit NuoH: MEPVYDILSEWGLPLVVSQLIVLLAVATAVLIFTAVSVMFMVWWERKISAHIQVRFGPMRVGGWHGWAQSIADGIKLLLKEDIIPAGADRVVFALAPMVVFAASLAAFVIIPFGPGLIASDLNIGVLFYISISSLTVVGIIMAGWSSNNKYSVLGAVRSAAQAVSYEVPLVVSVIGVIMTVGSMSMTRIVEAQEGMWFVVPQLLGFLIYLTAAIAECNRTPFDIPEAESELVAGFHVEYSGMRFAIFFLAEYANMFVVSAIATTLFLGGWHGPLLPGWVWFLLKTYFIIFLMMWLRWTLARLRVDQLMNLGWKFLLPLAFLNMGVTGLILVLKGP; encoded by the coding sequence ATGGAACCTGTCTACGATATCTTGAGTGAGTGGGGGCTGCCCCTGGTCGTCTCCCAGTTGATCGTCTTGCTGGCGGTGGCCACGGCGGTGCTCATCTTTACCGCCGTCTCCGTCATGTTCATGGTCTGGTGGGAACGGAAGATCAGCGCCCATATCCAGGTCCGTTTCGGGCCGATGCGGGTCGGCGGCTGGCACGGTTGGGCCCAGAGCATCGCCGACGGAATCAAGCTCCTCCTGAAGGAGGATATCATCCCGGCAGGGGCCGACCGGGTGGTGTTCGCCCTGGCGCCGATGGTCGTCTTTGCGGCCTCACTCGCCGCATTTGTCATTATCCCGTTCGGTCCTGGTCTCATCGCGAGCGACCTGAACATCGGCGTCCTGTTCTACATCTCGATCTCGTCTCTAACCGTGGTGGGAATCATCATGGCCGGCTGGAGCTCCAATAATAAGTATTCGGTCCTGGGCGCCGTCCGTTCGGCGGCGCAGGCGGTCAGCTACGAGGTCCCCCTTGTGGTCTCGGTGATCGGGGTGATCATGACGGTCGGCTCGATGAGCATGACCCGGATTGTGGAGGCGCAGGAGGGGATGTGGTTTGTCGTCCCGCAACTGCTCGGCTTTCTGATCTATCTGACGGCGGCGATCGCCGAATGCAACCGGACGCCGTTCGACATCCCGGAGGCCGAGTCGGAGCTGGTGGCCGGCTTTCACGTCGAGTACAGCGGGATGCGATTTGCCATCTTCTTCCTGGCAGAGTACGCCAATATGTTTGTGGTCTCAGCCATCGCCACTACGCTGTTTCTGGGCGGATGGCACGGGCCGCTGTTACCGGGGTGGGTCTGGTTCCTGCTCAAGACTTATTTCATCATCTTTCTGATGATGTGGCTGCGTTGGACGCTGGCCAGGCTGCGGGTCGATCAACTGATGAATCTTGGATGGAAGTTCCTGTTGCCGCTGGCCTTTCTGAATATGGGGGTCACCGGATTGATTCTGGTGCTGAAAGGTCCGTAG
- a CDS encoding NADH-quinone oxidoreductase subunit N translates to MTPVFNIADLSTTSPEVILSLVTMVILTLDFIAPPGGRDWLGYLSILGVVATFATLMGQWGAMESAFNGQYISDPFAFFFKIVFLISAALILMMSIGYLKSERIDKGEFYPLILFATLGMMLMVSAVDLLILYIGLEMMSICIYILAGFLKREQRSSEAALKYLLMGGFSSGIMLYGIVMLYGLTGTIGLREIASMISADTISNPALILGMVMLVAGFGFKIAAVPFHMYIPDVYEGAPTPVAALLSAASEVAGLAILLRVFLVAIPDLQERWTLLFYLLSLLTMTVGNVVAIAQSNIKRMLAYSSIAHIGYLLIGLVAGRELGISAVLLYTLIYALMTLGAFAMVILLCVGEVKGERIDDFTGLAQRSPLAAAVMLIFLLSLAGVPPTAGFVGKFYLFGAAIERGYVWLAIIAVINSAISLFYYMKVTVAMYMRDLPPQGLTLSSSMPLRLALLVTLVATLAIGIYPGPFLELARASVVGLW, encoded by the coding sequence ATGACGCCAGTATTCAACATCGCCGATCTGTCGACGACCTCGCCGGAGGTGATCCTGAGCCTCGTGACCATGGTGATCCTGACGCTCGATTTTATCGCCCCTCCGGGCGGACGCGACTGGCTGGGGTATCTCAGCATCCTGGGCGTCGTCGCCACCTTCGCGACCCTCATGGGCCAATGGGGGGCCATGGAATCGGCCTTCAACGGCCAGTATATCAGCGATCCGTTCGCGTTCTTTTTTAAGATCGTGTTTCTGATCTCAGCCGCGTTGATCCTGATGATGTCGATCGGATACCTGAAGAGCGAGCGGATCGACAAGGGCGAGTTCTATCCGCTCATCCTCTTCGCCACACTGGGCATGATGTTGATGGTCAGCGCGGTGGACCTGTTGATCCTCTACATCGGCCTGGAGATGATGTCGATTTGCATTTACATCCTGGCCGGGTTTTTGAAGCGGGAACAGCGCAGCAGCGAGGCCGCCCTGAAATACCTGCTGATGGGGGGATTTTCGTCCGGGATCATGCTGTACGGCATCGTGATGCTGTACGGGCTGACCGGCACTATCGGCCTGCGAGAGATCGCCTCGATGATCTCGGCGGATACGATCTCGAACCCGGCGCTCATTCTGGGTATGGTGATGCTGGTGGCCGGCTTTGGATTCAAGATTGCCGCCGTTCCCTTCCACATGTATATCCCGGACGTGTACGAAGGCGCCCCGACCCCTGTGGCTGCGCTGCTGTCGGCCGCATCGGAGGTGGCCGGTCTCGCCATCCTCTTGCGGGTCTTTCTGGTCGCCATCCCGGATCTTCAGGAGCGCTGGACGCTGCTCTTTTACCTGTTGTCGCTCTTGACGATGACGGTGGGTAATGTGGTGGCGATCGCACAGAGCAATATCAAGCGGATGCTCGCCTACAGTTCCATCGCTCACATTGGTTACCTGTTGATCGGATTGGTGGCAGGGCGAGAGCTTGGGATCTCGGCCGTTCTGCTCTATACCTTGATCTACGCGCTGATGACGCTGGGCGCCTTTGCTATGGTGATCCTACTCTGTGTGGGGGAGGTGAAGGGGGAGCGTATCGACGATTTTACCGGTCTGGCGCAGCGCAGCCCCCTGGCGGCCGCCGTCATGTTGATCTTTCTCCTCTCCTTGGCGGGCGTCCCTCCGACGGCCGGCTTTGTCGGGAAGTTCTACCTGTTCGGCGCCGCCATCGAACGAGGCTATGTGTGGCTGGCGATCATCGCGGTCATCAACTCGGCCATCTCGCTCTTCTACTACATGAAGGTGACGGTGGCGATGTATATGCGCGATCTTCCGCCCCAAGGGTTGACCTTGAGCTCTTCCATGCCTCTGCGGCTGGCGCTGTTGGTCACACTGGTCGCGACCCTCGCGATCGGGATCTATCCGGGTCCCTTCCTGGAGTTGGCCAGGGCGTCGGTCGTAGGCCTATGGTAA
- the atpE gene encoding ATP synthase F0 subunit C, with the protein MLIFGSQIALAVEGAAPESSSASGASNFFIVSVLTGGFAMAIASGAAAIGQSRAIVSALEAMGRQPAAAPKIQVAMIIGLALIESLAIYVLLVALIIFFANPFIKYVVPGA; encoded by the coding sequence ATGTTAATATTTGGGTCCCAGATCGCTCTCGCCGTTGAAGGGGCCGCGCCTGAGTCATCCAGTGCGTCGGGCGCGTCGAATTTCTTTATCGTCTCGGTCCTCACGGGTGGATTTGCCATGGCGATTGCCTCCGGTGCGGCCGCCATCGGCCAGAGCCGGGCCATCGTCAGCGCACTGGAGGCGATGGGACGACAGCCGGCAGCCGCTCCGAAGATTCAGGTTGCGATGATCATCGGTCTCGCATTGATCGAGTCGCTGGCGATTTATGTGTTGCTTGTTGCGCTGATCATTTTCTTTGCGAATCCTTTCATCAAGTACGTGGTGCCGGGTGCATAG
- a CDS encoding NADH-quinone oxidoreductase subunit L — translation MKLVALVPLFPLIGVLINGLFGSKIKDRAHLIAVPAAGLSCVVAFILFFRALGGETLDWDVYPWLAVGDLKVPVGFLVDPLSTVMMLVVTFVGFLIHVYSIGYMHGDRGYARFFTYLNLFMFSMLMLVLANNYLLMFLGWEGVGLCSYLLIGFWYEKTSAGDAGKKAFVVNRVGDAGFILGLFLIWTTFGSLKYSEVFAAVDPALGAGIYTTITLLLFVGATGKSAQLPLYVWLPDAMEGPTPVSALIHAATMVTAGVYMVARSNALFNLAPFSLEVVAWVGALTAVFAATIALVQNDIKKVVAYSTISQLGYMFLGAGAAAYPSAVFHLATHAFFKALLFLGAGSVIHSLHGEQDIRKMGGLWKAMPITTWTFLLASLANAGIFPLAGFWSKDEILFNAFVRGLTIPYLLGLIGAFMTAFYMFRLFFQVFTGHFRGDHHTAHHLHESPPNMAYPLLVLGVLSVVAGVVFGFPPDHGLYHKFVAPIFEAAHGSEAVAGHVVGEAVEHAAEGGAGHAAAAAAAGHAAGASELVMAVVSLAVAAAGIGLAYLFYVKRPDIPAALAERLRGLYNLLLNKYWVDELYEAIFIDFGKAFCRFLWGVDARVVDGAVNGSSWLTMRLSVVSSWNDIKIVDGLVNAIANVIQGGSFTLRRLQTGAIQNYILAMTVGILGMVVFYLFL, via the coding sequence ATGAAACTGGTTGCGCTTGTGCCGTTGTTCCCGCTGATCGGGGTGCTGATCAACGGGCTGTTCGGATCCAAGATTAAGGATCGGGCCCACCTGATCGCCGTTCCGGCCGCAGGCCTGTCGTGTGTCGTCGCATTCATCCTCTTTTTCAGAGCGCTGGGCGGCGAGACACTCGATTGGGATGTCTATCCGTGGCTGGCGGTCGGGGACCTGAAGGTACCGGTCGGATTCCTGGTCGACCCGCTGTCGACCGTGATGATGCTGGTGGTCACCTTCGTCGGGTTCCTTATCCACGTCTATTCGATCGGCTACATGCACGGCGACCGTGGCTACGCCCGCTTCTTCACCTACCTCAACCTGTTTATGTTCTCCATGCTGATGCTGGTGCTGGCGAACAACTACCTGCTGATGTTTCTGGGGTGGGAGGGGGTCGGGCTCTGCTCGTATCTGCTGATCGGTTTCTGGTATGAGAAAACATCAGCCGGTGACGCCGGCAAGAAGGCGTTTGTCGTCAACCGGGTCGGCGATGCCGGATTTATCCTCGGACTCTTCCTTATCTGGACCACCTTCGGGTCGCTCAAGTACAGCGAGGTGTTTGCGGCCGTCGATCCCGCGCTGGGCGCCGGGATCTATACTACCATCACGCTGCTCCTGTTCGTCGGGGCAACCGGTAAGTCGGCCCAGCTTCCGCTCTACGTCTGGCTTCCTGATGCCATGGAGGGTCCCACTCCCGTCTCGGCCCTGATCCATGCGGCTACGATGGTGACCGCGGGGGTCTATATGGTGGCCCGGTCGAACGCCCTGTTCAACCTGGCCCCGTTCAGCCTCGAGGTGGTAGCCTGGGTCGGCGCGCTGACCGCGGTCTTCGCGGCCACTATCGCGCTGGTTCAGAACGATATCAAGAAGGTGGTGGCCTACTCCACCATCTCTCAGCTCGGCTACATGTTCCTCGGCGCCGGTGCGGCCGCCTACCCATCGGCCGTGTTTCACCTCGCCACCCACGCCTTCTTTAAGGCGCTCCTGTTCCTCGGTGCCGGATCGGTCATTCATTCGCTGCACGGCGAGCAGGATATCAGGAAGATGGGCGGCCTCTGGAAGGCGATGCCGATTACGACCTGGACCTTTCTGCTGGCGTCGTTGGCCAACGCCGGTATCTTCCCCCTGGCGGGCTTCTGGTCCAAGGACGAGATCCTGTTTAACGCCTTCGTGCGTGGGCTGACCATCCCCTATCTGCTGGGACTGATCGGTGCGTTTATGACGGCCTTTTATATGTTCAGGCTCTTCTTCCAGGTCTTCACCGGGCATTTTCGCGGTGATCACCACACGGCCCATCACCTGCACGAATCGCCGCCGAACATGGCCTATCCCTTGTTGGTGCTCGGCGTGCTGTCGGTGGTCGCCGGGGTGGTATTCGGGTTCCCGCCGGATCACGGGCTCTACCACAAATTCGTTGCGCCTATCTTTGAGGCTGCTCACGGATCAGAAGCGGTCGCCGGGCACGTTGTCGGTGAGGCTGTAGAGCATGCGGCGGAAGGGGGCGCCGGACATGCAGCGGCTGCTGCGGCGGCCGGGCATGCGGCGGGCGCGTCAGAGCTTGTGATGGCCGTGGTGTCGCTGGCCGTGGCGGCGGCCGGGATCGGTCTCGCCTATCTGTTCTACGTCAAACGGCCTGATATACCGGCGGCGCTGGCCGAGAGACTGCGGGGTCTCTACAACCTGCTCCTGAATAAGTATTGGGTGGACGAGCTGTATGAGGCCATCTTTATCGATTTCGGCAAGGCCTTCTGCCGTTTCCTGTGGGGGGTCGACGCGCGGGTTGTCGACGGCGCCGTCAACGGCAGCAGTTGGCTGACGATGCGGCTGAGCGTGGTCTCGTCCTGGAACGACATCAAGATTGTTGACGGTCTGGTTAACGCTATTGCGAACGTCATCCAAGGCGGAAGTTTCACCCTTCGGCGACTGCAGACCGGGGCGATTCAAAACTATATTCTAGCCATGACGGTCGGTATCCTTGGCATGGTAGTGTTCTATCTCTTTCTCTAA